The Actinomycetes bacterium DNA window CCAGCCGGTAGTAGTCGCGCAGGTCCCGCTCGGTCGCCACCCCCAACGAGCCGGCCGCTCGCCGCACCAGCTCGCGTTGGGCGTCCGCCCGGGACGGCGTCGCAGCGGCGAGCACCGCCTCCGGCAGCACCCGCTCGGGCAGGTCGTAGCGCCGCTCGAACCCGCGCCGGTCGGCGGTGGCGACCTCCCCCGCCCAGAACAGGTACTCCAGGGCCCGCTTGACGTGCGACCAGTCCCACCAGGGGCCGCTGCGCCGGCCGCGGTCGGCGGCGTGCAGGTGCTCCAGCTCGCCGGCGGAGAGCGGCCCGGACTCGCGCACCGCCGCCAGCACGGCGGCCACCAGCGCCGGCTGCTCGGTGGCGACCGCCCGCATGCCGCCCCACGAGTCGTCCAGCGCCTTGGCCATCCGCCAACGCAGCAGCGGCTGGACCTCGACCGGCAGCAGGCTGGCCTCGTGGCCCCAGTACTCGAACAGCTCACGCGGCCGGCGGTAGGCGGCCCGGTCCAGCAGCGCGGTGGGGTACGGACCGAGCCGGGAGAACAGCGGCAGGTAGTGCGCCCGCACCAGCACGTTGACCGAGTCGATCTGCAGCAG harbors:
- a CDS encoding crosslink repair DNA glycosylase YcaQ family protein codes for the protein MPPTESLTLAQARRIALAAQGFADPQPVGVPDRRALRRVVGRTGLLQIDSVNVLVRAHYLPLFSRLGPYPTALLDRAAYRRPRELFEYWGHEASLLPVEVQPLLRWRMAKALDDSWGGMRAVATEQPALVAAVLAAVRESGPLSAGELEHLHAADRGRRSGPWWDWSHVKRALEYLFWAGEVATADRRGFERRYDLPERVLPEAVLAAATPSRADAQRELVRRAAGSLGVATERDLRDYYRL